The DNA region GACCGCGGCGCCGACCAGGGCGGGCGGCTGCTCGGGTCGGGTCCAGAGCCGGGCCCGGTCGACCCGGACCAGCCCGTCGTGGCTGACCTCCTCGCCGGCCAGCAGGGCCCGGATGACCTCCACGCACTCGCGCAGCCGGGCGTTGCGGACCTCCTTGCGGGGCCAGGCCTCGCCGGTGACATGTTCGTTGGCGGCCTCACCGGAGCCCAGCGCGGCCCAGAACCGGCCAGGGTACATCGCGGCCAGGGTGCCGATCGCCTGGGCGATGATGGCCGGGTGGTAACGCTGGCCCGGTGCGTTGACCACGCCGAAGGACAGCCCGGTGGCCTGGAGCGCGGAACCTAGCCACGACCAGGCGAACCCGGAGTGCCCCTGCCGCTCGCTCCAGGGTGCGAAGTGGTCGGAGCACATCGCGGCGTCGAAGCCGACCTCCTCGGCGTGACACACCGCCTCCAGCAGGGCACGGGGATGAATCTGCTCGTGGGAAGCGTGGAAACCGATCGCCGTCATGCCGGCCTCCCTACCCAGGCCGGCGGAAAAGTAAGCCGGGCTACTCGGCGTGCGCCCCGGCGCCGGCCCCGGCCTCCCCCGCACCGATCCAGACCGTCTTGAGGTTGCAGAACTCGTGCATGCCCTGGGCGGACAACTCCCGGCCGTACCCGGAGTTCTTCACCCCACCGAAGGGCAGCTCCGGGTACGAGGTGGTCATGCCGTTGATGAACACCGCCCCGGCGACCAGGTCGGTGGCGAAACGCTCCTGCTCCTGGGGGTCCCGGGTCCAGGCGTTGGAGCCGAGCCCGAAGGCGGTGCCGTTGGCCACCTCGATCGCCTCCTCGTACGAGGACACCCGGTACAACCCGGCCACCGGCCCGAACACCTCCTCGGACCACATCCGCATGCTCGGATCGAGGTCGGCGACCACGGTCGGCGGGTAGAACCAGCCCTCCCCGGTGGGTTTGCGACCACCGCAGAGCACGGTGGCTCCCTTGTCGACCGCGTCCCGGACCTGGGCGTCGACCTCGTCGCGGCCCCGCTCGCTGGCCAACGGCCCGACATCGGTGTCGGCGTCCATCGGGTCGCCGACCCGCAGCGCCGACATGCGGTGCGCGAACGCCTCCGCGAAGGCCTCGTAGACCTCGGTGTGCACGATGAACCGCTTGGCCGCGATGCAGGACTGCCCGTTGTTCTGGCAGCGTGCGGTGGTGGCCACCTCGGCGGCCAGTTCCACATCGGCCGAGGGCATCACCACGAAGGGGTCGCTGCCGCCCAGTTCCAGCACGGTCTTCTTCAGCTCCCGGCCGGCGATCTGGGCGATGGACCGGCCGGCGGGCTCGCTTCCGGTCAGGGTGGCGGCGCGTACCCGGGGGTCGCCCAGGATCTGCTCCACCGCCTCGGAGCCGACCAGCAGGGTCGTGAAGGCCCCCTCGGGGAAACCGGCGCGGCGGATCACGTCCTCCAGCAGCAGGGCGGTCTGCGGCACGTTGGAGGCGTGTTTGAGCAGCCCGGTGTTGCCGGCCATCAGGGCCGGGGCGGCGAAGCGTACGACCTGCCAGAGCGGAAAGTTCCAGGGCATCACCGCGAGGACCGGCCCGATCGGCTGGTAGCGGACGAAGGCCCGGGTCGCAGAGACCGCCTTCGCGTCGGCCGGTAGATCGGCCAGGAACTC from Micromonospora sp. NBC_01739 includes:
- a CDS encoding TIGR03885 family FMN-dependent LLM class oxidoreductase, which encodes MTAIGFHASHEQIHPRALLEAVCHAEEVGFDAAMCSDHFAPWSERQGHSGFAWSWLGSALQATGLSFGVVNAPGQRYHPAIIAQAIGTLAAMYPGRFWAALGSGEAANEHVTGEAWPRKEVRNARLRECVEVIRALLAGEEVSHDGLVRVDRARLWTRPEQPPALVGAAVSVETARWCAEWADGLITVNASTDHLRRMIDAYREAGGRGPIHLQVHLSWAGSQAEAEAIAYDQWRSNVFAPPVCWDLATPEHFDVVSAQVPMSRLAEVVNISADLGRHTGWLEDYIDLGFDQIALHHVGQDQRPFLDAFGTQVLPKLPHTP
- a CDS encoding NADP-dependent succinic semialdehyde dehydrogenase, with amino-acid sequence MPIATTNPVTGQVLKTFEPMSDEQLSDAIERADLAYQQLRGTTIDQRGRWLNAAADLLEAERDDIARLMTTEMGKTYAAAKAEVTKCATAFRFYAAHAAEFLADLPADAKAVSATRAFVRYQPIGPVLAVMPWNFPLWQVVRFAAPALMAGNTGLLKHASNVPQTALLLEDVIRRAGFPEGAFTTLLVGSEAVEQILGDPRVRAATLTGSEPAGRSIAQIAGRELKKTVLELGGSDPFVVMPSADVELAAEVATTARCQNNGQSCIAAKRFIVHTEVYEAFAEAFAHRMSALRVGDPMDADTDVGPLASERGRDEVDAQVRDAVDKGATVLCGGRKPTGEGWFYPPTVVADLDPSMRMWSEEVFGPVAGLYRVSSYEEAIEVANGTAFGLGSNAWTRDPQEQERFATDLVAGAVFINGMTTSYPELPFGGVKNSGYGRELSAQGMHEFCNLKTVWIGAGEAGAGAGAHAE